One window of the Rhipicephalus sanguineus isolate Rsan-2018 chromosome 2, BIME_Rsan_1.4, whole genome shotgun sequence genome contains the following:
- the LOC119382727 gene encoding uncharacterized protein LOC119382727, whose translation MLQRGSSFGESTRLLLSLSLAGRWYASVAGSKNKSSYAVGAKCKPFEFANGVNELDSRVTACTEQHYVAHVTRDERREVMSTYDENAGLAFVFDSEQTLYAKVCKARNALKNVRPLGLAVFDAEFDDWSNTCTSWNKFGSYPLMRAARKAVNAAGVRNATRTLDCAQLPA comes from the exons ATGCTGCAACGAGGGTCTTCCTTCGGCGAATCCACGCGACTTCTGCTGTCGCTGTCGCTGGCCGGTCGGTGGTACGCCTCCGTCGCGGGaagcaagaacaagagctcctacGCGGTTGGCGCCAAGTGCAAACCCTTCGAGTTCGCCAACGGCGTAAACGAACTCGACTCACGAGTAACT GCGTGCACCGAGCAGCACTACGTCGCCCACGTGACAAGAGACGAGCGGCGCGAGGTGATGAGCACCTACGACGAGAACGCCGGCTTGGCGTTCGTGTTCGACAGCGAGCAGACGCTGTACGCCAAG GTGTGCAAGGCGCGGAACGCCCTGAAGAACGTCCGGCCCTTGGGACTAGCTGTCTTCGACGCCGAATTCGACGACTGGTCCAATACGTGCACGAGCTGGAACAAGTTTGGCAGCTACCCGCTCATGCGTGCTGCACGAAAAGCAGTAAACGCCGCCGGCGTGCGCAACGCCACGCGCACGTTGGACTGCGCTCAGTTGCCAGCGTGA